A stretch of Arthrobacter sp. NEB 688 DNA encodes these proteins:
- a CDS encoding ABC transporter ATP-binding protein → MRLGRLRGWPTGLALVASATGALGRTLGTVVAGLLAANPSTRLVGMLALCVVGAAVLDTAGRTVWAGVVDRAEGRLRDDLVAAALAQPLPDLGEQAVGEILDRVDADTHDVGAMLRRQVWDALRTVFAAVPMWVVAGLTWWPAWVLFPLTATAAVLLVRRLLPEIAARKLDEEIAWTDHAAALEEGVTARDDLRTSLGQAHVVARLARLSSVVHARFARVIDLQARVTRRTGVLLYGMLAGTSVAGVALVAGGGLSVARLVTLFLVTSTFVGQVDQMARHLPELQAGLGAVTRLRQLLGASPEPTGGLPVPAGPLELEFRDLHFGYAQGDFALRDVDLTVPGGRTCALVGRTGSGKSTLASLVSRAVEPEPGTVLLGGVDVLDLDLQQLRAAVGVVTQRTEVLAGTLAENITLFADLPRARVEAAVGQLGLDRWVAGLPDGLDTLLGPGGTSLSAGEEQLVAFARLLVRDVSVVVLDEATARMDPLTEALVVRAADRLLTGRTGILVAHRLSTTRRAERVAVLDHGRVVQQGPRAELARVPGPFRTLLEASGDDLAPVPSEPAPSAVEPGATAVAGARRAGPAPDLPDPGHGPSLTRGILSALLVRPWWGVWPALLFLVSALGGAFGAATGFVWGRLVERLQADAAWDTTTVVLTGLTAASVLFAPFVLVAAMRRYPRWWIEVMLRVRMSVLLGQTRQHRLERTPAGEVVARSMDADRYALYADRWVDFLNGLGIVVVTALLGGSLLAGGVLLVVLLGAALASAVGRPIAGRSATESSRARARFGRAVVSVLESARTVKLAAATPSAHRHLRRVDAGRVRAAVFEHRVQAVLDGVPIVMVQCGVVAAWGTYVLGGWSLATAILVAGAVNGFDWFGRVAGAVVTEAPGTRSWQQATSRLAGGVDLVRLPTGVDLVAGTAPAAPVPGRVPLQELRLHGVGAVHDDGTRGVEGVDLTVRSGELVLLLGQVGSGKSSLISALAGLLEHTGSITWNGVEVEDAEVFLRPGQVAHVAQVPRVLSGSFADNVALGHGRSLEGAIADARLGDDVREAGGHDALVGHRGVRLSGGQVQRLALARALAAETELLLADDVSSALDAATEVELWTALRARRTTVVGATSKRAALAEADRVLVLVDGRVAATGPWRELSGAWGHLAG, encoded by the coding sequence CTGCGCCTCGGGCGGCTGCGCGGCTGGCCGACCGGTCTCGCGCTCGTCGCCTCCGCGACCGGCGCGCTGGGCCGCACGCTCGGCACCGTCGTCGCCGGCCTGCTCGCGGCCAACCCCTCGACCCGCCTCGTCGGGATGCTCGCCCTCTGCGTCGTCGGCGCGGCCGTCCTCGACACCGCCGGCCGCACGGTCTGGGCCGGGGTCGTCGACCGCGCCGAGGGGCGGCTGCGCGACGACCTCGTCGCCGCCGCGCTGGCCCAGCCGCTGCCCGACCTCGGCGAGCAGGCGGTCGGCGAGATCCTCGACCGGGTCGACGCCGACACCCACGACGTCGGCGCGATGCTGCGGCGCCAGGTCTGGGACGCGCTGAGGACCGTCTTCGCCGCCGTGCCGATGTGGGTCGTCGCCGGGCTCACCTGGTGGCCCGCGTGGGTGCTGTTCCCGCTGACGGCGACCGCGGCCGTGCTCCTCGTGCGCCGCCTCCTCCCGGAGATCGCCGCGCGCAAGCTCGACGAGGAGATCGCCTGGACCGACCACGCCGCCGCGCTCGAGGAGGGCGTGACCGCCCGCGACGACCTGCGCACGAGCCTCGGCCAGGCCCACGTCGTCGCCCGGCTCGCGCGGCTCTCGTCGGTCGTCCACGCGCGGTTCGCCCGGGTCATCGACCTCCAGGCCCGGGTGACCCGTCGCACCGGCGTCCTCCTCTACGGGATGCTCGCCGGCACGAGCGTCGCCGGGGTCGCCCTCGTCGCCGGCGGCGGGCTGTCCGTCGCCCGGCTCGTCACGCTCTTCCTCGTCACGAGCACGTTCGTCGGCCAGGTCGACCAGATGGCCCGCCACCTCCCCGAGCTCCAGGCCGGGCTCGGGGCGGTGACGCGGCTGCGCCAGCTCCTCGGGGCGTCGCCGGAGCCGACCGGTGGCCTCCCCGTGCCGGCCGGCCCCCTCGAGCTCGAGTTCCGGGACCTGCACTTCGGGTACGCCCAGGGCGACTTCGCGCTGCGCGACGTCGACCTGACGGTGCCCGGCGGTCGCACCTGCGCGCTCGTCGGGCGCACCGGGTCGGGCAAGTCGACCCTCGCCTCGCTCGTCTCGCGCGCGGTCGAGCCCGAGCCCGGCACGGTGCTCCTCGGCGGCGTCGACGTCCTCGACCTCGACCTGCAGCAACTGCGGGCGGCGGTCGGCGTCGTCACCCAGCGCACCGAGGTCCTCGCCGGCACCCTCGCCGAGAACATCACCCTCTTCGCCGACCTGCCGCGCGCCCGGGTCGAGGCCGCCGTCGGCCAGCTCGGGCTCGACCGGTGGGTCGCCGGCCTGCCCGACGGCCTCGACACCCTCCTCGGGCCGGGCGGCACGTCGCTGTCCGCGGGGGAGGAGCAGCTCGTCGCCTTCGCCCGCCTGCTCGTGCGCGACGTGTCCGTCGTCGTCCTCGACGAGGCGACGGCCCGGATGGACCCGCTGACCGAGGCCCTCGTCGTCCGGGCGGCCGACCGCCTGCTCACCGGCCGCACGGGCATCCTCGTGGCGCACCGGCTCTCGACGACCCGGCGGGCCGAGCGCGTCGCCGTGCTCGACCACGGCCGTGTCGTCCAGCAGGGCCCGCGCGCCGAGCTGGCCCGGGTCCCCGGGCCGTTCCGCACGCTGCTCGAGGCGAGCGGCGACGACCTCGCACCCGTCCCCAGCGAGCCCGCGCCGAGCGCGGTCGAGCCCGGCGCCACCGCCGTGGCCGGGGCCCGCCGGGCCGGCCCCGCCCCGGACCTGCCCGACCCCGGGCACGGGCCCTCGCTGACCCGTGGCATCCTCTCGGCGCTGCTCGTGCGCCCGTGGTGGGGCGTCTGGCCGGCCCTGCTCTTCCTCGTCTCCGCGCTCGGCGGCGCCTTCGGGGCGGCCACCGGCTTCGTCTGGGGGCGCCTCGTCGAGCGGCTGCAGGCCGACGCCGCGTGGGACACCACGACCGTCGTGCTCACGGGCCTGACGGCGGCCTCGGTCCTGTTCGCCCCCTTCGTGCTCGTCGCGGCGATGCGGCGCTACCCGCGCTGGTGGATCGAGGTCATGCTCCGGGTGCGGATGTCGGTGCTGCTCGGGCAGACCCGCCAGCACCGGCTCGAGCGCACGCCGGCCGGCGAGGTCGTCGCCCGCTCGATGGACGCCGACCGCTACGCCCTGTACGCCGACCGCTGGGTCGACTTCCTCAACGGCCTCGGGATCGTCGTCGTCACCGCCCTGCTCGGGGGCAGCCTGCTCGCGGGCGGGGTGCTGCTCGTCGTCCTCCTCGGGGCGGCCCTCGCCTCGGCGGTCGGTCGGCCGATCGCCGGTCGCTCGGCCACCGAGTCCTCCCGGGCCCGGGCGCGCTTCGGCCGGGCCGTCGTCTCGGTGCTGGAGTCCGCGCGCACGGTCAAGCTCGCGGCCGCGACCCCCTCGGCCCACCGACACCTGCGCCGCGTCGACGCCGGCCGGGTGCGCGCGGCCGTCTTCGAGCACCGCGTCCAGGCCGTCCTCGACGGCGTGCCCATCGTCATGGTGCAGTGCGGCGTCGTCGCCGCCTGGGGCACCTACGTGCTCGGCGGGTGGTCGCTCGCCACCGCGATCCTCGTCGCCGGGGCGGTCAACGGCTTCGACTGGTTCGGCCGGGTCGCCGGCGCCGTCGTCACCGAGGCCCCGGGCACCCGCTCGTGGCAGCAGGCGACGAGCCGCCTCGCCGGGGGCGTCGACCTCGTCCGGCTGCCGACCGGCGTCGACCTCGTCGCCGGCACGGCGCCGGCCGCCCCGGTCCCCGGGCGCGTGCCGCTGCAGGAGCTGCGGCTGCACGGCGTCGGCGCCGTCCACGACGACGGCACCCGCGGCGTCGAGGGCGTCGACCTCACGGTGCGCTCCGGCGAGCTCGTCCTCCTCCTCGGCCAGGTCGGCTCCGGCAAGTCGAGCCTGATCTCCGCCCTCGCCGGGCTGCTCGAGCACACCGGCTCGATCACCTGGAACGGCGTCGAGGTCGAGGACGCCGAGGTCTTCCTGCGGCCGGGGCAGGTCGCCCACGTGGCGCAGGTGCCCCGGGTGCTCTCCGGGTCGTTCGCCGACAACGTCGCGCTCGGGCACGGTCGCTCGCTCGAGGGCGCCATCGCCGACGCCCGGCTCGGCGACGACGTCCGCGAGGCCGGGGGCCACGACGCCCTCGTCGGGCACCGCGGGGTCCGGCTCTCCGGCGGGCAGGTGCAGCGCCTCGCCCTCGCGCGGGCGCTCGCGGCCGAGACCGAGCTCCTCCTCGCCGACGACGTCTCGAGCGCCCTCGACGCGGCGACCGAGGTCGAGCTGTGGACCGCGCTGCGGGCGCGCCGCACGACCGTCGTCGGCGCCACCTCGAAGCGCGCCGCGCTCGCCGAGGCCGACCGCGTGCTCGTCCTCGTCGACGGGCGGGTCGCGGCGACGGGTCCGTGGCGCGAGCTGTCCGGGGCGTGGGGCCATCTCGCCGGATGA
- a CDS encoding deoxyribonuclease IV, translated as MELRIGGHVDQADPVAEAVARGATLSQLFLGDPQSYKGPVVEHAGGAEALRAAAEAAGVDLYVHAPYPINVASTNNRIRIPGRKLLQQHLHAAAEIGAKGVVVHGGHLGKDEDAAKGFDNWRKCIDGLEMPVRLLIENTAGGDNAMARRLEAVARLWEAIGRAEGGDTVGFCLDTCHAHAGGNDLADVAAKVRAITGRIDLVHCNDSRDEFDSGADRHTNLGSGHIEAADIAHVVREAAAPVVVETPGGVEGQRADIAWLRDRLA; from the coding sequence ATGGAGCTGCGCATCGGAGGACACGTCGACCAGGCCGACCCGGTGGCGGAGGCCGTCGCCCGGGGCGCCACGCTCAGCCAGCTCTTCCTCGGCGACCCGCAGAGCTACAAGGGCCCTGTGGTCGAGCACGCCGGGGGCGCCGAGGCGCTGCGGGCGGCGGCCGAGGCCGCGGGCGTCGACCTCTACGTCCACGCGCCCTACCCGATCAACGTCGCCTCGACGAACAACCGCATCCGCATCCCCGGGCGCAAGCTGCTCCAGCAGCACCTGCACGCCGCCGCCGAGATCGGCGCCAAGGGCGTCGTCGTCCACGGGGGCCACCTCGGCAAGGACGAGGACGCCGCGAAGGGCTTCGACAACTGGCGCAAGTGCATCGACGGCCTCGAGATGCCCGTGCGGCTCCTCATCGAGAACACGGCCGGCGGGGACAACGCGATGGCCCGGCGGCTCGAGGCGGTCGCACGCCTCTGGGAGGCCATCGGGCGCGCCGAGGGCGGCGACACCGTCGGCTTCTGCCTCGACACCTGCCACGCACACGCCGGGGGCAACGACCTCGCCGACGTCGCCGCGAAGGTCCGGGCGATCACCGGGCGCATCGACCTCGTGCACTGCAACGACAGCCGCGACGAGTTCGACTCCGGCGCCGACCGCCACACCAACCTCGGCTCGGGGCACATCGAGGCCGCCGACATCGCCCACGTCGTGCGCGAGGCCGCGGCGCCGGTCGTCGTCGAGACCCCCGGCGGGGTCGAGGGGCAGCGCGCCGACATCGCGTGGCTGCGTGACCGGTTGGCCTGA
- the icmF gene encoding fused isobutyryl-CoA mutase/GTPase IcmF: MAAQPSEGLHVPTHPVRIVTASSLFDGHDASINIMRRIMQGQGAEVVHLGHNRSVREVVDAALDEDAQGIAVSSYQGGHVEYFEYLVELLREAGAGHVQVVGGGGGVIVPREIERLRAAGVTIFSPEDGQRLGLPGMVNQVVAACDRDLWDLAPTTVEAVLSGERSAVARAISGAESGHLDDAFRAELRRAAAARTVPVLGITGTGGSGKSSLTDELVRRLRTDQQDKLRIACVAVDPTRRRGGGALLGDRIRMNSLDGDRVYFRSLATRGHREVPEALEDVLTVLKAAGYDLVVVETPGIGQGDAAITSYADVNLYVMTPEFGAASQLEKIDMLDLAHVVAVNKFERRGALDALRDVGRQMVRNREAFGKRPEDMPVFGTSAATFNDDGVTALYQELRAQLAAKGLTVDEGALAPVDVRHSTMLRQVVPPQRVRYLAEIAETVRGFHDDTERWADAARRVQRLGDARAALAAAGKDTADLDALLDDARDALPAEARKALEQWPSVVEAYSGDEQVVTVRDREIHTKLTRETLSGNVVRRVSLPRHADDGDLLTFLRRENLPGRFPFTAGVFPFKRDNEDPARMFAGEGDPFRTNRRFKLLSEGQPATRLSTAFDSVTLYGRDPDRRPDIYGKVGTSGVSVATLDDMKALYDGFDLTSPTTSVSMTINGPAPTILAFFLNTAMDREVEKWVQENGREPSEDERHAVRARALATVRGTVQADILKEDQGQNTCLFSTEFSLRMMADIQEWFIENQVRNFYSVSISGYHIAEAGANPISQLAFTLANGFTYVEAYLARGMAIDDFAPNLSFFFSNGMDPEYTVIGRVARRIWAVAMREKYGANERSQKLKYHVQTSGRSLHAQEMDFNDIRTTLQALTAIYDNANSLHTNAYDEAVTTPSEESVRRALAIQLVINREWGLAMNENPLQGSFVVDELTDLVEAAVLAEFDRISERGGVLGAMETGYQRGRIQDESMLYEHRKHDGSLPIVGVNTFVRPEADVSPKEVVLARATEDEKEGQLARVESFRADHREEAEVALARLKAAATSGENVFAVLVEAARVCSLQQVTEAFFEVGGQYRRNV; encoded by the coding sequence ATGGCAGCGCAGCCGAGCGAGGGACTCCACGTCCCGACGCACCCCGTCCGCATCGTCACCGCCTCGAGCCTGTTCGACGGGCACGACGCGTCGATCAACATCATGCGGCGGATCATGCAGGGCCAGGGGGCAGAGGTCGTCCACCTCGGGCACAACCGCTCGGTCCGCGAGGTCGTCGACGCCGCGCTCGACGAGGACGCGCAGGGCATCGCGGTCAGCTCCTACCAGGGCGGGCACGTCGAGTACTTCGAGTACCTCGTCGAGCTGCTGCGCGAGGCCGGCGCCGGCCACGTCCAGGTCGTCGGCGGCGGGGGTGGCGTCATCGTCCCCCGCGAGATCGAGCGCCTGCGCGCCGCCGGGGTGACGATCTTCAGCCCCGAGGACGGCCAGCGGCTCGGCCTGCCCGGGATGGTCAACCAGGTCGTCGCCGCCTGCGACCGCGACCTCTGGGACCTCGCCCCGACCACCGTCGAGGCGGTGCTCTCCGGCGAGCGCTCGGCCGTCGCCCGCGCCATCAGCGGCGCCGAGAGCGGCCACCTCGACGACGCCTTCCGCGCCGAGCTCCGGCGCGCCGCCGCGGCCCGCACCGTGCCGGTCCTCGGCATCACGGGCACCGGCGGCTCCGGCAAGTCCAGCCTCACCGACGAGCTCGTGCGCCGCCTGCGCACCGACCAGCAGGACAAGCTGCGCATCGCCTGCGTCGCCGTCGACCCCACCCGTCGTCGCGGCGGCGGGGCGCTGCTCGGCGACCGCATCCGGATGAACAGCCTCGACGGCGACCGCGTCTACTTCCGCTCGCTCGCGACGCGTGGCCACCGCGAGGTGCCCGAGGCGCTCGAGGACGTCCTCACGGTGCTCAAGGCCGCCGGCTACGACCTCGTCGTCGTCGAGACCCCCGGCATCGGCCAGGGCGACGCCGCCATCACGTCGTACGCCGACGTCAACCTCTACGTCATGACGCCCGAGTTCGGCGCCGCGAGCCAGCTCGAGAAGATCGACATGCTCGACCTCGCCCACGTCGTCGCCGTCAACAAGTTCGAGCGACGTGGCGCCCTCGACGCCCTGCGCGACGTCGGCCGCCAGATGGTCCGCAACCGCGAGGCCTTCGGCAAGCGCCCCGAGGACATGCCGGTGTTCGGCACCTCGGCCGCGACGTTCAACGACGACGGCGTCACCGCGCTCTACCAGGAGCTGCGCGCGCAGCTGGCCGCGAAGGGCCTCACCGTCGACGAGGGCGCCCTCGCACCGGTCGACGTGCGCCACTCGACGATGCTGCGCCAGGTCGTGCCGCCGCAGCGGGTGCGCTACCTCGCCGAGATCGCCGAGACCGTCCGCGGCTTCCACGACGACACCGAGCGGTGGGCCGACGCCGCCCGTCGCGTCCAGCGCCTCGGCGACGCCCGCGCCGCGCTCGCGGCCGCCGGCAAGGACACCGCCGACCTCGACGCCCTCCTCGACGACGCGCGTGACGCCCTGCCCGCCGAGGCCCGCAAGGCCCTCGAGCAGTGGCCGTCCGTCGTCGAGGCGTACTCGGGCGACGAGCAGGTCGTCACGGTGCGCGACAGGGAGATCCACACCAAGCTGACGCGGGAGACGCTGTCCGGCAACGTCGTCCGGCGGGTCAGCCTGCCGCGCCACGCCGACGACGGCGACCTGCTGACCTTCCTGCGCCGCGAGAACCTGCCCGGCCGGTTCCCCTTCACCGCGGGCGTCTTCCCCTTCAAGCGCGACAACGAGGACCCCGCCCGGATGTTCGCCGGCGAGGGCGACCCGTTCCGCACCAACCGCCGCTTCAAGCTCCTCTCCGAGGGGCAGCCGGCGACCCGACTGTCGACCGCGTTCGACTCCGTCACGCTCTACGGGCGCGACCCCGACCGGCGCCCCGACATCTACGGCAAGGTCGGCACCTCCGGCGTCTCCGTCGCGACGCTCGACGACATGAAGGCGCTCTACGACGGCTTCGACCTCACCTCGCCGACGACGAGCGTCTCGATGACGATCAACGGCCCGGCGCCGACCATCCTCGCGTTCTTCCTCAACACCGCGATGGACCGCGAGGTCGAGAAGTGGGTGCAGGAGAACGGTCGTGAGCCGAGCGAGGACGAGCGCCACGCCGTGCGCGCCCGGGCGCTGGCCACGGTCCGCGGCACGGTGCAGGCCGACATCCTCAAGGAGGACCAGGGCCAGAACACCTGCCTGTTCTCCACCGAGTTCTCGCTGCGGATGATGGCCGACATCCAGGAGTGGTTCATCGAGAACCAGGTCCGCAACTTCTACTCGGTCTCGATCAGCGGGTACCACATCGCCGAGGCCGGGGCGAACCCCATCAGCCAGCTCGCGTTCACCCTCGCCAACGGCTTCACCTACGTCGAGGCCTACCTCGCGCGCGGCATGGCCATCGACGACTTCGCGCCCAACCTGTCGTTCTTCTTCAGCAACGGGATGGACCCGGAGTACACCGTCATCGGCCGCGTCGCCCGCCGCATCTGGGCGGTGGCGATGCGCGAGAAGTACGGCGCCAACGAGCGCAGCCAGAAGCTCAAGTACCACGTCCAGACGAGCGGCCGCTCCCTCCACGCGCAGGAGATGGACTTCAACGACATCCGCACCACGCTCCAGGCGCTGACCGCGATCTACGACAACGCGAACAGCCTGCACACCAACGCCTACGACGAGGCCGTCACGACCCCGTCGGAGGAGTCGGTGCGCCGGGCCCTGGCCATCCAGCTCGTCATCAACCGCGAGTGGGGCCTGGCGATGAACGAGAACCCGCTCCAGGGCTCGTTCGTCGTCGACGAGCTGACCGACCTCGTCGAGGCCGCCGTGCTCGCCGAGTTCGACCGCATCTCCGAGCGCGGCGGCGTGCTCGGTGCGATGGAGACCGGCTACCAGCGCGGGCGCATCCAGGACGAGTCGATGCTCTACGAGCACCGCAAGCACGACGGCTCGCTGCCGATCGTCGGCGTCAACACCTTCGTGCGGCCCGAGGCCGACGTCTCGCCCAAGGAGGTCGTGCTCGCGCGCGCCACCGAGGACGAGAAGGAGGGACAGCTGGCCCGCGTCGAGTCCTTCCGCGCCGACCACCGCGAGGAGGCCGAGGTGGCGCTCGCGCGCCTCAAGGCCGCGGCGACGAGCGGCGAGAACGTCTTCGCGGTGCTCGTCGAGGCCGCGCGCGTCTGCTCGCTCCAGCAGGTGACCGAGGCGTTCTTCGAGGTGGGCGGCCAGTACCGCCGCAACGTCTGA
- a CDS encoding helical backbone metal receptor has product MPATRAPLRDDLGAPVPLAGPARRVVSLVPSLTEALAATCPDRLVGATDWCTHPADLDVGRVRGTKNPDLAAVAALAPDLVVANKEENRELDVRRMRERGLAVWVTDIETVPQSLASMARLLTEALEVPEPGWLGEARAAWAGPVPAATARVVVPVWRDPWMVVGRPTFTADLLARCGYEVVGGAAGTGRYPSADVAALDDPALADLVLLPDEPYEFTSLDGPEAFGRVPTRLVSGRLLTWYGPALVEARISLDRE; this is encoded by the coding sequence GTGCCGGCCACCCGCGCGCCCCTGCGCGACGACCTCGGCGCGCCGGTGCCCCTCGCGGGCCCGGCGCGCCGCGTCGTCTCGCTCGTCCCCTCGCTCACCGAGGCGCTCGCCGCCACCTGCCCCGACCGGCTCGTCGGGGCGACGGACTGGTGCACCCACCCGGCCGACCTCGACGTCGGCCGCGTGCGGGGCACCAAGAACCCCGACCTCGCCGCCGTCGCCGCCCTGGCGCCCGACCTGGTCGTGGCGAACAAGGAGGAGAACCGCGAGCTCGACGTGCGCCGGATGCGCGAGCGGGGGCTGGCGGTCTGGGTGACCGACATCGAGACCGTGCCGCAGTCGCTGGCCTCGATGGCGCGCCTGCTCACCGAGGCGCTGGAGGTGCCCGAGCCCGGGTGGCTGGGGGAGGCGCGCGCCGCGTGGGCGGGCCCCGTGCCGGCGGCCACGGCGCGCGTCGTCGTCCCCGTCTGGCGCGACCCGTGGATGGTCGTCGGCCGGCCGACGTTCACCGCCGACCTCCTCGCGCGCTGCGGGTACGAGGTCGTCGGGGGAGCGGCGGGGACCGGCCGCTACCCGAGCGCGGACGTCGCCGCGCTCGACGACCCCGCGCTCGCGGACCTCGTCCTGCTGCCCGACGAGCCCTACGAGTTCACGTCGCTCGACGGGCCCGAGGCGTTCGGTCGGGTGCCCACCCGGCTGGTGTCCGGGCGGCTCCTCACCTGGTACGGACCGGCTCTCGTGGAGGCCCGGATTTCGCTCGACCGAGAGTGA
- a CDS encoding SDR family NAD(P)-dependent oxidoreductase, producing the protein MQIADTTALVTGGASGLGAATAAALAGRGARVVALDLPDACENAPAVDGVEYVPTDVTSEADVRAAVAVAAGDADRPLRVVVNCAGIGPSARILGRKGTHSIDLYRKVVEVNLLGTFVVLTVAAEAMAATEPDADGQRGVVVNTASIAAYDGQVGQAAYSSSKGGIVGLTLPAARDLAQHGIRVMTIAPGIVETPMLATVSDEFRAGLAAGVPFPQRLARPEEYAQLAVSIVEHDYLNGEVIRMDGALRMAPR; encoded by the coding sequence ATGCAGATCGCTGACACCACCGCCCTGGTCACCGGCGGCGCCTCCGGCCTCGGCGCGGCCACCGCCGCCGCCCTCGCCGGTCGCGGCGCCCGCGTGGTCGCCCTCGACCTCCCCGACGCCTGCGAGAACGCCCCGGCCGTCGACGGCGTCGAGTACGTCCCCACCGACGTCACCTCCGAGGCCGACGTCCGCGCCGCCGTCGCGGTCGCGGCCGGCGACGCCGACCGCCCGCTGCGCGTCGTCGTCAACTGCGCCGGCATCGGTCCGTCGGCCCGCATCCTCGGCCGCAAGGGCACGCACTCGATCGACCTCTACCGCAAGGTCGTCGAGGTCAACCTCCTCGGCACCTTCGTGGTCCTCACCGTCGCCGCCGAGGCGATGGCCGCCACCGAGCCGGACGCCGACGGCCAGCGCGGCGTCGTCGTCAACACGGCGAGCATCGCCGCCTACGACGGGCAGGTCGGCCAGGCCGCGTACAGCTCGAGCAAGGGCGGCATCGTCGGCCTCACGCTGCCGGCGGCCCGCGACCTCGCGCAGCACGGCATCCGGGTCATGACCATTGCCCCGGGCATCGTCGAGACGCCGATGCTCGCCACCGTCTCCGACGAGTTCCGCGCCGGCCTCGCCGCCGGGGTGCCGTTCCCGCAGCGCCTCGCGCGACCGGAGGAGTACGCGCAGCTCGCCGTCTCGATCGTCGAGCACGACTACCTCAACGGCGAGGTCATCCGGATGGACGGCGCGCTGCGGATGGCGCCGCGCTGA
- a CDS encoding GNAT family N-acetyltransferase: protein MPAFTWLPANEATPEDVEAVLGAGGARRCRCQALKVPGWIWRDSTQEEREAALVAQTGCGTDGPTSGLVGYVDGEPAGWVAVEPRENYPRIWSRKAPWMRMDPDAEGIWSVTCFVVAKGHRRQGLVYELAAATVEYGRQVGARLLEGYPTEPPPGKTVIWDEASVGVLQVFLEAGYEVHASPTLRRRVVRHHLGA from the coding sequence ATGCCCGCGTTCACGTGGCTCCCGGCCAACGAGGCGACGCCCGAGGACGTCGAGGCGGTCCTCGGCGCCGGTGGCGCACGCCGCTGCCGCTGCCAGGCCCTCAAGGTGCCGGGGTGGATCTGGCGCGACAGCACGCAGGAGGAGCGCGAGGCGGCGCTCGTCGCACAGACCGGCTGCGGCACCGACGGACCCACCTCGGGGCTCGTCGGGTACGTCGACGGCGAGCCGGCCGGCTGGGTCGCCGTCGAGCCCCGCGAGAACTACCCCCGCATCTGGTCGCGCAAGGCACCGTGGATGCGGATGGACCCCGACGCCGAGGGCATCTGGTCCGTCACCTGCTTCGTCGTGGCCAAGGGCCACCGCCGGCAGGGCCTCGTGTACGAGCTGGCCGCCGCCACGGTCGAGTACGGCCGGCAGGTCGGCGCCCGCCTGCTCGAGGGCTACCCGACCGAGCCGCCGCCGGGCAAGACCGTCATCTGGGACGAGGCGTCCGTGGGCGTGCTCCAGGTCTTCCTCGAGGCCGGGTACGAGGTGCACGCCTCCCCCACCCTGCGGCGACGGGTCGTGCGCCACCACCTCGGCGCCTGA
- a CDS encoding glycoside hydrolase family 76 protein encodes MSTHRATSPTTRLTRRTVGGAALALGALGATGTTASAAPSRPGPATGRGQWAARAEDAYAALQRHFAVRDGSRLYLEHWPPAPEDPTYSYEWPFSQAHGATLDLTGLPGATGRRYLDDLAERRTGQRRYFSEAGSTGLPGYASAPTAPWGGGGDFFYDDNEWVGLIDVQRHLMHRDPAAVRDARMIFELVVSGWDDDPSHPAPGGVFWTQAPWSQDRNTVSNMPGAQLGLRLFQLTRERRYLDWARRTYAWTNEHLQIRDGAQAGLYHDHLDLAGTVEKTVWSYNQGVPVGVDTLLHLVTGERRYLREACRVADAARRFYAQPDPQQPGLTRLDTQPVFFNSIYFKNLLLLASVTGERRAADDLAAYADRVWRTRRDPATGVFRFGGDSTQMIEQAAVVQLFAVLAWSPKDWSHLY; translated from the coding sequence ATGTCGACCCACCGCGCGACCAGCCCCACGACCCGCCTCACCCGCCGCACCGTCGGCGGGGCGGCCCTCGCCCTCGGCGCCCTCGGCGCGACGGGGACGACCGCCTCCGCGGCCCCCTCCCGCCCCGGCCCGGCGACCGGGCGCGGGCAGTGGGCCGCCCGCGCCGAGGACGCCTACGCGGCCCTCCAGCGGCACTTCGCCGTGCGCGACGGCAGCCGGCTCTACCTCGAGCACTGGCCCCCGGCGCCCGAGGACCCGACCTACTCCTACGAGTGGCCGTTCTCGCAGGCGCACGGGGCGACCCTCGACCTCACCGGCCTGCCCGGCGCCACCGGCCGTCGCTACCTCGACGACCTCGCCGAGCGCCGCACCGGCCAGCGCCGCTACTTCAGCGAGGCCGGCTCGACCGGCCTGCCCGGGTACGCCTCGGCCCCGACGGCTCCGTGGGGTGGCGGCGGCGACTTCTTCTACGACGACAACGAGTGGGTGGGGCTCATCGACGTCCAGCGCCACCTCATGCACCGCGACCCCGCGGCCGTCCGCGACGCCCGGATGATCTTCGAGCTCGTCGTCTCGGGCTGGGACGACGACCCCTCGCACCCGGCGCCCGGGGGTGTCTTCTGGACGCAGGCGCCGTGGAGCCAGGACCGCAACACGGTGTCGAACATGCCCGGCGCCCAGCTCGGGCTGCGGCTGTTCCAGCTGACCCGCGAGCGCCGCTACCTCGACTGGGCGCGGCGGACGTACGCCTGGACCAACGAGCACCTGCAGATCCGCGACGGCGCGCAGGCCGGGCTCTACCACGACCACCTCGACCTCGCCGGCACGGTGGAGAAGACGGTCTGGAGCTACAACCAGGGCGTGCCGGTCGGGGTCGACACGCTGCTCCACCTCGTGACCGGGGAACGGCGTTACCTGCGGGAGGCGTGCCGCGTCGCCGACGCCGCGCGGCGCTTCTACGCGCAGCCGGACCCGCAGCAGCCGGGCCTGACGCGCCTGGACACCCAGCCGGTGTTCTTCAACTCCATCTACTTCAAGAACCTCCTGCTGCTGGCCTCGGTGACGGGCGAGCGCCGGGCCGCCGACGACCTGGCCGCCTACGCCGACCGCGTGTGGCGCACCCGCCGCGACCCCGCGACCGGGGTCTTCCGGTTCGGCGGAGACTCGACGCAGATGATCGAGCAGGCGGCGGTCGTCCAGCTGTTCGCCGTGCTGGCGTGGTCGCCGAAGGACTGGTCGCACCTGTACTGA